The Corylus avellana chromosome ca8, CavTom2PMs-1.0 genome has a segment encoding these proteins:
- the LOC132190524 gene encoding uncharacterized protein LOC132190524 isoform X1, which produces MALRPFYERGCQPNVSNTDDIQLNTNWEDVICPICLDFPHNGVLLQCSSYGKGCRPFVCDTDHLHSNCLDRFKSAYGMSSPSTSDATPVENTEPVVSKGNDKPSCPLCRGEVTGWVVVDKARLYLDEKKRCCEEERCTFRGTYLELQKHAQLEHPHARPSKIDPARQLDWENFQQSSEIIDVLSTIHSEVPRGVVLGDYVIEYGDDETGDEFEDFPGDEGNWWTSCILYQVFDNFRNSRNRRRSRVSDTRRGNRRTSYDTSISDEGSVTSVEYSDYRVDETDDEFVSTNIPSRGSSSHRSVWLEVKRKTEREIHRKWKAFYACC; this is translated from the exons ATGGCCCTAAGACCTTTTTATGAAAGAGGATGTCAACCCAATGTATCCAATACGGACGATATCCAATTAAATACCAATTGGGAAGATGTGATTTGCCCTATATGCTTGGACTTCCCTCACAATGGTGTACTCCTCCAATGCTCATCTTATGGGAAAGGGTGTCGTCCTTTTGTTTGTGACACTGACCATTTGCACTCAAATTGCTTGGACCGGTTCAAAAGTGCTTACGGTATGTCATCACCTTCAACATCTGATGCGACTCCTGTGGAAAACACTGAGCCAGTGGTATCCAAAGGCAACGATAAACCAAGCTGTCCCTTGTGTAGAGGAGAGGTTACTGGATGGGTGGTTGTTGATAAGGCCCGTCTATATCTGGATGAAAAGAAGCGTTGTTGTGAGGAGGAACGATGTACATTTAGGGGAACATACTTAGAACTACAAAAACATGCTCAACTGGAACACCCTCATGCACGTCCATCAAAGATTGATCCTGCTCGGCAGCTTGATTGGGAGAATTTCCAGCAGTCCTCTGAGATCATAGATGTTTTGAGCACTATTCATTCAGAAGTCCCACGCGGGGTGGTTTTGGGAGACTATGTAATTGAATATGGGGATGATGAAACTGGAGATGAGTTTGAGGACTTTCCTGGTGATGAAGGGAACTGGTGGACCTCTTGTATCTTGTATCAGGTGTTTGATAACTTCAGGAATTCTAGAAACAGAAGAAGGTCAAGAGTTAGTGATACAAGAAGGGGAAATCGCCGTACAAGTTATGATACTTCCATTTCTGATGAGGGTTCTGTAACATCTGTAGAATATTCTGACTATAGGGTAGATGAGACAGATGATGAGTTTGTGAGTACAAATATCCCCTCAAGGGGCAGCTCCAGTCATCGCAG TGTTTGGTTAGAAGTGAAGcgaaaaacagagagagagatccacCGGAAGTGGAAAGCCTTCTATGCTTGCTGTTGA
- the LOC132190524 gene encoding uncharacterized protein LOC132190524 isoform X2: MALRPFYERGCQPNVSNTDDIQLNTNWEDVICPICLDFPHNGVLLQCSSYGKGCRPFVCDTDHLHSNCLDRFKSAYGMSSPSTSDATPVENTEPVVSKGNDKPSCPLCRGEVTGWVVVDKARLYLDEKKRCCEEERCTFRGTYLELQKHAQLEHPHARPSKIDPARQLDWENFQQSSEIIDVLSTIHSEVPRGVVLGDYVIEYGDDETGDEFEDFPGDEGNWWTSCILYQVFDNFRNSRNRRRSRVSDTRRGNRRTSYDTSISDEGSVTSVEYSDYRVDETDDEFVSTNIPSRGSSSHRSSRRRRSRFYDS, from the exons ATGGCCCTAAGACCTTTTTATGAAAGAGGATGTCAACCCAATGTATCCAATACGGACGATATCCAATTAAATACCAATTGGGAAGATGTGATTTGCCCTATATGCTTGGACTTCCCTCACAATGGTGTACTCCTCCAATGCTCATCTTATGGGAAAGGGTGTCGTCCTTTTGTTTGTGACACTGACCATTTGCACTCAAATTGCTTGGACCGGTTCAAAAGTGCTTACGGTATGTCATCACCTTCAACATCTGATGCGACTCCTGTGGAAAACACTGAGCCAGTGGTATCCAAAGGCAACGATAAACCAAGCTGTCCCTTGTGTAGAGGAGAGGTTACTGGATGGGTGGTTGTTGATAAGGCCCGTCTATATCTGGATGAAAAGAAGCGTTGTTGTGAGGAGGAACGATGTACATTTAGGGGAACATACTTAGAACTACAAAAACATGCTCAACTGGAACACCCTCATGCACGTCCATCAAAGATTGATCCTGCTCGGCAGCTTGATTGGGAGAATTTCCAGCAGTCCTCTGAGATCATAGATGTTTTGAGCACTATTCATTCAGAAGTCCCACGCGGGGTGGTTTTGGGAGACTATGTAATTGAATATGGGGATGATGAAACTGGAGATGAGTTTGAGGACTTTCCTGGTGATGAAGGGAACTGGTGGACCTCTTGTATCTTGTATCAGGTGTTTGATAACTTCAGGAATTCTAGAAACAGAAGAAGGTCAAGAGTTAGTGATACAAGAAGGGGAAATCGCCGTACAAGTTATGATACTTCCATTTCTGATGAGGGTTCTGTAACATCTGTAGAATATTCTGACTATAGGGTAGATGAGACAGATGATGAGTTTGTGAGTACAAATATCCCCTCAAGGGGCAGCTCCAGTCATCGCAG TTCTCGAAGACGCCGTTCCCGCTTTTACGACAGTTAG